From the genome of Geoglobus ahangari, one region includes:
- the lysA gene encoding diaminopimelate decarboxylase, which produces MFEARNGVLHIEDVDFREIVRATGTPVYVTSRMLLEENIQTYRTHFGWARLLYAVKANNNLALMRIFARAGFGADVFSAGELYLALLAGFDRNYVLFNGNSKSDEEIEFGVRTGVRFSVDSIDELYTISEIASSLGRTVRIAFRVNPDISPETHPKIATGLRTSKFGIPSEEIFEAYRLALELPAVEPVGVHCHIGSQITDTSPFVEELEKMFEIAKRLEEMGVSLEFLDMGGGFGIDYEGDGRAEVGRFASALRPIYERGVAELKSRPELWIEPGRSLVANTTVLITKVNSVKRAYKNFVAVDAGFNLLLRPAMYDAYHRVAVANKFGLEGEEVYTVVGPICESGDVLAKDRKLPRVEKGDYIVVFDAGAYGFAMSSQYNGRPRCAEVLVDGSSFRVIREKEGFGDLISKQVIPEDLL; this is translated from the coding sequence TTGTTTGAGGCAAGAAACGGGGTGCTGCACATAGAGGATGTTGACTTCAGAGAAATAGTCCGGGCCACGGGCACCCCTGTTTACGTGACATCAAGAATGCTGCTTGAGGAGAACATTCAGACATACAGAACCCACTTCGGATGGGCGAGGCTGCTTTACGCGGTGAAGGCGAACAATAACCTCGCCCTGATGAGGATATTCGCGAGAGCCGGATTCGGGGCTGATGTTTTCTCGGCCGGTGAACTCTACCTCGCCCTTCTCGCAGGCTTTGACAGAAACTACGTGCTTTTCAATGGCAACTCTAAGAGCGACGAGGAGATTGAGTTTGGAGTTAGGACTGGAGTGAGGTTCAGCGTGGACAGCATTGACGAGCTTTACACAATCTCCGAGATAGCCTCGAGTCTTGGAAGGACGGTCAGAATTGCATTCAGGGTCAATCCTGACATAAGCCCTGAGACCCACCCGAAAATAGCTACCGGTCTAAGAACGTCAAAGTTCGGGATACCGTCCGAGGAGATTTTTGAAGCTTATAGGCTCGCACTCGAACTCCCGGCAGTTGAGCCCGTCGGGGTTCACTGCCACATTGGAAGTCAGATAACCGACACCTCTCCCTTCGTCGAGGAACTCGAGAAGATGTTTGAGATCGCCAAGCGGCTGGAGGAGATGGGGGTTTCGCTGGAGTTCCTCGACATGGGTGGCGGATTCGGGATAGACTACGAAGGAGATGGTAGAGCTGAGGTTGGTAGGTTTGCAAGTGCTCTCAGGCCAATCTATGAGAGAGGGGTTGCAGAACTCAAGTCAAGGCCGGAGCTCTGGATAGAGCCGGGAAGGAGCTTGGTCGCAAACACCACCGTTCTGATAACCAAGGTGAATTCTGTGAAGAGAGCCTACAAAAACTTCGTTGCGGTTGATGCTGGCTTCAACCTGCTCCTGAGACCGGCGATGTATGATGCTTACCACAGGGTCGCGGTTGCCAACAAGTTTGGGCTCGAGGGGGAAGAGGTCTACACTGTCGTTGGACCCATATGCGAGTCCGGAGACGTTCTCGCCAAGGACAGAAAGCTACCGAGGGTTGAGAAAGGGGATTACATCGTGGTGTTTGACGCCGGTGCGTACGGTTTTGCCATGAGCAGCCAGTACAATGGCAGGCCGAGGTGTGCGGAAGTCCTCGTGGACGGCAGTAGCTTTCGCGTCATAAGGGAGAAGGAGGGCTTTGGAGATCTTATATCCAAGCAGGTCATCCCCGAGGATCTGCTCTGA
- a CDS encoding LL-diaminopimelate aminotransferase encodes MAFELAERLRRLPPYLFAELDEMKARKEKEGVKVIDFGVGDPDLPTPKHVVEEMKRAVEKVENQKYPSYAGKPEFREAVSNFYRRRKGVDVDPDNVIALIGSKEGIAHLPLAFVESGDYVLYTEPGYPVYHSSTLLAGGIPYELPLKEENGFLPDLESIPEDVARKAKIMFLNYPNNPTTAVAEMDFIKEVVDFCTDNNIILAHDAAYSEIAFDYRPRSFLEYENAMECVIEFGSLSKTYNMTGWRIGYALGNEEAVKGLLKVKTNVDSGVFNAVQDAGIAALNGDDGVIEENNRVYRERRDRLVEGLRELGFEVEKPKATFYVWLKVGMPSMEFAKNLLDKAGVLVTPGVGFGKSGEGYVRFALTRDVNVIDEALKRMEGAGVV; translated from the coding sequence ATGGCATTCGAGTTAGCCGAGAGACTCAGAAGGCTTCCCCCTTACCTGTTTGCTGAGCTCGACGAGATGAAGGCGAGGAAGGAGAAGGAGGGCGTGAAGGTCATAGACTTCGGAGTTGGAGACCCTGACCTGCCAACGCCAAAGCATGTTGTCGAGGAGATGAAGAGGGCGGTTGAGAAGGTCGAGAACCAGAAGTATCCCAGCTATGCTGGCAAGCCCGAGTTCAGAGAGGCTGTGAGCAACTTCTACAGAAGAAGGAAGGGTGTGGATGTTGATCCCGATAACGTGATCGCGCTGATAGGGTCAAAGGAGGGGATAGCCCACCTCCCGCTTGCATTTGTCGAAAGCGGAGATTACGTGCTCTACACCGAGCCCGGTTATCCTGTCTACCACTCCTCCACCCTGCTCGCCGGAGGCATTCCCTACGAGCTCCCGCTCAAGGAGGAGAACGGTTTCCTGCCCGATCTGGAGAGCATTCCGGAGGATGTTGCCAGAAAGGCCAAGATCATGTTCCTGAACTACCCTAACAACCCCACCACCGCTGTGGCTGAGATGGACTTCATAAAGGAGGTCGTGGACTTCTGCACGGACAACAACATAATCCTCGCTCACGATGCTGCCTACAGCGAGATCGCTTTTGACTACAGGCCGAGGAGCTTTCTTGAATACGAGAATGCGATGGAGTGCGTGATAGAGTTCGGCTCGCTGAGCAAGACCTACAACATGACCGGATGGAGGATTGGTTACGCCCTCGGCAATGAGGAGGCCGTTAAGGGGCTGCTCAAGGTGAAGACCAACGTGGACAGCGGGGTTTTCAACGCCGTTCAGGATGCCGGTATCGCGGCGCTGAACGGGGACGACGGGGTTATAGAGGAGAACAACAGGGTCTACAGGGAGAGGAGAGACAGGCTCGTTGAGGGGCTCAGAGAGCTCGGGTTCGAGGTGGAGAAACCAAAGGCCACGTTTTACGTCTGGCTGAAGGTGGGAATGCCGAGCATGGAGTTCGCCAAGAACCTCCTCGACAAGGCCGGCGTGCTCGTGACTCCGGGAGTCGGCTTCGGAAAGAGCGGAGAGGGCTACGTGAGGTTCGCCCTGACAAGGGATGTGAACGTCATTGACGAGGCCCTGAAGAGGATGGAGGGTGCTGGAGTTGTTTGA
- a CDS encoding citrate/2-methylcitrate synthase, giving the protein MDVKDGLKDVVATETSISRIELVDGKAILEYRGYDIHELAQNSTYEEVAYLLLFGELPSKSELELFTEELKERRELPPQVVGLLTHLSPFSHPMVALRTAVSYLGTMDRNIAYTSHEISIEKAKNLIAKFPTIVAYFHRIRMGEKLVHPNDDLGHAANFLYMLHGEEPTETMVRAMDLDFILHADHELNASTFAARVAASTLADMYACVVAATGTLIGPLHGGASQRVMEMLREVALPWRAEKYVQEKLERGERIMGFGHRVYRNVMDPRTIELKKLAKKLSEEKDSKWYEISEAIEEAVRKHKNLLPNVDFYSASVYANLGIPDDLFVNIFAIGRISGWTAHIIEQYENNSLIRPRAKYVGPKSRKYVPLSER; this is encoded by the coding sequence GTGGACGTTAAGGACGGTCTTAAGGATGTAGTTGCGACTGAAACGAGCATTTCAAGAATAGAGCTTGTCGACGGTAAGGCCATCCTCGAGTACAGGGGCTACGACATTCACGAACTCGCCCAGAACTCGACCTACGAGGAGGTGGCCTACCTTCTGCTCTTCGGAGAGCTGCCGTCCAAGAGCGAGCTTGAGCTCTTCACGGAGGAGCTCAAGGAGAGGAGGGAGCTTCCACCGCAGGTTGTGGGGCTGCTTACTCACCTCTCGCCGTTCAGCCACCCGATGGTGGCCCTGAGAACGGCTGTCAGCTACCTCGGAACCATGGACAGGAACATCGCATACACGAGCCATGAAATAAGCATAGAGAAGGCAAAGAACCTTATAGCCAAGTTCCCGACCATCGTGGCCTACTTCCACAGGATAAGGATGGGCGAGAAGCTCGTTCACCCCAACGACGATCTGGGGCATGCGGCCAACTTTCTATACATGCTGCACGGAGAGGAGCCCACCGAGACGATGGTGAGGGCGATGGATCTGGACTTCATCCTGCACGCAGACCACGAGCTGAACGCCTCAACGTTCGCTGCGAGGGTGGCAGCCTCAACGCTTGCGGACATGTACGCGTGCGTTGTCGCTGCTACAGGAACGCTGATAGGTCCGCTTCACGGTGGAGCAAGCCAGAGGGTCATGGAGATGCTGAGAGAGGTGGCTCTCCCCTGGAGGGCTGAAAAGTACGTTCAGGAGAAGCTGGAGAGGGGAGAGAGGATAATGGGATTCGGCCACAGGGTCTACAGGAACGTGATGGATCCAAGAACGATCGAGCTGAAGAAGCTCGCCAAAAAGCTCTCGGAGGAGAAGGACTCCAAGTGGTACGAGATAAGCGAGGCCATAGAGGAGGCCGTGAGGAAGCACAAGAACCTGCTGCCGAACGTTGACTTCTACTCGGCAAGTGTCTACGCGAACCTCGGAATCCCGGACGATCTTTTCGTCAACATATTCGCCATCGGAAGAATTTCGGGCTGGACGGCACACATAATCGAGCAGTATGAGAACAACTCCCTGATCAGGCCGAGGGCAAAGTACGTCGGGCCTAAAAGCAGGAAGTACGTTCCGCTGAGCGAGAGGTAA
- a CDS encoding AMP phosphorylase, whose translation MKLTATILPIKVGRYSVALNKEDAAEIGVVEGDRVRIARRGRSVSASVQIATGLIARGKIGVYQDVAEELEIGEGGEVEVYPVSRPVSVELIRKKLEGKKFTRDELREIIEDIVENNLTEVELTAFVLANYLVGMDFDEIEWMTRAMIDTGETIEFDKGIVVDKHSIGGVPGNKVSLIIVPTVASAGLLIPKTASRAITSASGTADTMEVLANVNLSVSEIKEITEEVGGVIAWGGATNIAPADDRIIRVEYPLSIDPRPQLLASVMAKKGAIGARHVAIDIPVGNGAKLPNVAEGRKLAGEFVELGRRLNLNVSCAITNGSQPIGRTVGPALEAREALKLMEDRQGSSSLLEKSLGIAGMIFEMAGLTSSGYEMAKELFMNGKSLEKFRQIVEAQGGDGNVKSDDIRLGEERYVIESKFEGAVVDVINSRIVKIARLAGAPKDKGAGVYIHKKRGEVVKPGEPLITIYAEKGWKLNNAVEFAVENPPVIVSGMILERYPSFKYV comes from the coding sequence ATGAAGCTCACTGCCACGATTCTCCCGATAAAGGTGGGCAGGTACTCTGTGGCCCTTAACAAGGAGGATGCTGCAGAGATTGGTGTTGTTGAGGGAGACAGGGTCAGGATTGCGAGAAGAGGGAGGAGCGTTTCGGCGAGCGTTCAGATTGCGACAGGTCTGATTGCGAGGGGCAAGATTGGCGTTTATCAGGACGTTGCGGAGGAGCTTGAGATCGGTGAGGGTGGCGAGGTTGAGGTTTACCCGGTTTCGAGGCCAGTGAGTGTTGAGCTGATAAGGAAGAAGCTCGAGGGAAAGAAGTTCACGAGAGATGAGCTGCGCGAGATCATAGAGGACATAGTGGAGAACAACCTTACAGAAGTGGAGCTCACGGCCTTCGTTCTCGCGAACTACCTTGTCGGGATGGACTTTGATGAGATCGAGTGGATGACGAGGGCGATGATCGATACTGGAGAAACGATAGAGTTCGACAAGGGGATCGTGGTGGACAAGCACAGCATAGGCGGTGTTCCGGGCAACAAGGTCAGCCTGATAATCGTTCCGACGGTTGCATCTGCCGGGCTGCTGATTCCAAAGACTGCGAGCAGGGCGATAACCTCCGCAAGCGGGACTGCCGACACGATGGAGGTGCTCGCCAACGTCAACCTCTCCGTCTCTGAGATAAAGGAGATCACCGAGGAGGTTGGAGGGGTGATTGCATGGGGCGGAGCGACGAACATAGCCCCTGCAGATGACAGGATAATCAGGGTTGAGTACCCGCTCTCCATAGACCCGCGCCCCCAGCTCCTCGCGAGCGTGATGGCCAAGAAGGGGGCGATAGGGGCGAGGCACGTTGCGATAGACATTCCCGTTGGCAATGGCGCCAAGCTGCCGAATGTTGCGGAAGGTAGGAAGCTTGCAGGGGAGTTCGTGGAGCTTGGAAGAAGGCTTAACCTCAACGTCTCATGCGCGATAACCAACGGCTCCCAGCCAATTGGCAGGACTGTGGGACCGGCCCTTGAGGCGAGGGAGGCGCTGAAGCTCATGGAGGACAGGCAGGGGTCATCGAGCCTGCTCGAGAAGTCTCTCGGCATAGCTGGAATGATATTCGAGATGGCCGGGCTGACGTCAAGCGGCTACGAGATGGCTAAGGAGCTTTTCATGAATGGCAAGAGCCTTGAGAAGTTCAGGCAGATCGTCGAGGCGCAGGGAGGAGATGGAAACGTGAAGTCGGACGACATACGGCTTGGAGAGGAGAGGTACGTCATAGAGAGCAAGTTCGAGGGTGCGGTTGTGGACGTGATCAACAGCAGGATAGTCAAAATCGCAAGGCTCGCCGGCGCGCCGAAGGACAAGGGTGCTGGAGTTTACATACACAAGAAGCGCGGAGAGGTTGTTAAGCCGGGAGAGCCGCTCATTACGATTTATGCCGAAAAGGGCTGGAAGCTGAACAACGCGGTGGAGTTTGCGGTTGAGAATCCTCCCGTGATAGTTTCCGGCATGATTCTTGAGAGATATCCTTCCTTCAAGTACGTGTAG
- a CDS encoding D-aminoacyl-tRNA deacylase, which translates to MKLIVCSRVDPASQNIKNALLSMGNFERKVLGDYEFFVSDSVSIVDVDVRLIYADGIDEKLLRLMEFDEILFASRHSSKDGRKIVTTHCTGNVGRADFGGKPYSLAKPSPLTMKNFSMIVERKLKGTEYEFTLEATHHGPSEIRIPSAFYEIGSTEEEWSDEDVAWIVAESMLEAIGMEGEWKVAVGVGGTHYVPRQTEIELSTVYAFAHNFPKYTFQDLNEWFLEHAFRLSEADVFIIDEKSANSAVKSLVNAVAERLGVEVLKSKHAKKHQLDI; encoded by the coding sequence ATGAAGCTCATCGTGTGCAGCAGAGTTGACCCGGCGAGCCAGAACATCAAAAACGCCCTCCTCTCAATGGGGAACTTCGAGCGGAAGGTTCTTGGAGATTACGAGTTCTTTGTTTCTGACAGCGTATCAATCGTGGACGTTGATGTCAGGTTAATCTACGCTGACGGGATTGACGAGAAACTCCTCAGGCTCATGGAGTTCGACGAGATCTTGTTCGCGTCGAGGCACTCCAGCAAGGATGGGAGGAAGATCGTGACGACCCACTGCACTGGAAACGTGGGGAGGGCAGATTTTGGTGGAAAGCCCTACAGCCTTGCGAAACCATCTCCCCTGACCATGAAAAACTTCTCCATGATCGTGGAGAGGAAGCTCAAAGGTACGGAGTACGAGTTCACGCTCGAGGCAACGCACCACGGCCCGTCTGAGATCAGAATTCCATCTGCCTTCTACGAGATCGGCTCAACTGAGGAGGAGTGGAGCGACGAGGACGTGGCATGGATTGTTGCAGAGTCAATGCTCGAGGCCATTGGCATGGAGGGTGAGTGGAAGGTTGCGGTTGGTGTTGGAGGCACGCATTACGTTCCGAGGCAGACTGAGATAGAGCTCAGCACAGTCTATGCCTTCGCGCACAACTTCCCCAAGTACACGTTTCAGGATCTGAATGAGTGGTTCCTCGAACACGCTTTCAGGCTGAGCGAGGCTGATGTGTTCATAATCGACGAGAAGTCCGCCAACTCTGCTGTGAAGTCTCTCGTGAATGCGGTTGCGGAGAGGCTCGGCGTTGAGGTGCTGAAGTCCAAGCACGCGAAGAAACACCAGCTTGACATATAA
- a CDS encoding deoxycytidylate deaminase: MPHNRPSLDDYFMEIARVVASRSTCLRQNVGAVIVRDKRILSTGYNGAPMGLPHCLDIGCLREQLKVPSGERHELCRAVHAEQNAIIQAAYHGVSIKDATLYTTHQPCIMCAKMIINAGIKKVVYGREYADSRGLEFLKEAGIVIVYHPLQED, encoded by the coding sequence ATGCCCCACAACAGGCCAAGCCTCGACGATTATTTCATGGAGATCGCAAGGGTCGTCGCATCGCGATCAACCTGCCTTAGACAGAACGTTGGAGCAGTCATTGTCAGGGACAAGCGAATCCTCTCGACAGGCTACAACGGCGCCCCCATGGGACTCCCCCACTGCCTGGACATAGGCTGTTTGAGAGAGCAGCTGAAGGTTCCGTCTGGTGAGAGGCATGAGCTCTGCAGGGCGGTGCATGCGGAGCAGAACGCCATAATTCAGGCCGCATACCACGGAGTGAGCATAAAGGACGCTACACTTTACACAACCCACCAGCCATGCATAATGTGCGCGAAGATGATAATAAACGCGGGCATAAAGAAGGTCGTTTACGGTAGAGAGTACGCGGACAGCAGGGGGCTCGAATTTCTTAAGGAGGCCGGGATCGTGATAGTCTACCATCCTCTGCAGGAAGATTAA
- a CDS encoding winged helix-turn-helix transcriptional regulator, translating to MALRKLKYEAEIALRHFQILKAVKENQPIGIFKLAEVLNMPKHKVRYSLRVLEHAGVIEPSQHGAVIPEGADEKIEKMKKDLQEIRKYIDEIEKLAESL from the coding sequence ATGGCCCTGCGCAAGCTTAAGTACGAGGCGGAAATAGCCCTGAGGCACTTCCAGATTCTGAAGGCCGTGAAGGAGAACCAGCCCATAGGCATCTTCAAGCTGGCCGAAGTCCTCAACATGCCGAAGCACAAGGTTCGCTACTCGCTCAGGGTCCTCGAGCATGCCGGAGTGATTGAGCCGTCACAGCACGGGGCGGTAATCCCGGAGGGAGCGGACGAAAAAATCGAAAAGATGAAAAAAGACCTACAGGAAATAAGGAAATACATTGATGAGATTGAAAAGCTCGCAGAGTCGCTTTAA
- a CDS encoding TRAM domain-containing protein: protein MEFERKPPVQVGDIREVRIENIGSGGDGIARIDGYVVFVPGVKVDDVVTIRITKVLRKYGFAEVV from the coding sequence ATGGAATTTGAGAGGAAACCGCCTGTGCAGGTCGGAGATATTAGGGAAGTAAGGATTGAGAACATTGGAAGTGGTGGAGACGGAATAGCGAGAATAGACGGATACGTCGTTTTCGTGCCGGGCGTGAAGGTTGACGACGTCGTGACTATAAGAATTACGAAGGTCTTGAGGAAGTACGGGTTTGCGGAAGTCGTTTAA
- a CDS encoding tetratricopeptide repeat protein encodes MDRVTLAIAVFIATLLAVAGGIAYFFGVVTLLKLVFGLAYLGLLLFFGLMFVVTLYAKSFKYSAILLIPLALSAYGLYSSYVWDVTGVVATTAVFVIGFVAFIWYISEPDLSVRERLSSPESLMRSGNYRAAGRKYEKRGEYVKAAEAYIKAEMLESAAWAYEKAEKYAEAAEIYKMIAEKSGDAYYWKEAYEMFKKAGKLREAAECLEKYAEDEPWFWEDVAEIYAEIGDEEKRREALKKALEYYKKEAEEEGVFWEDVAKIYEQLGEEELAKGAWTKFARYCEAEAEEDPMWYRHVAEAYEKLGLSEKAEEARKRYEEYRKGIAREAA; translated from the coding sequence ATGGACAGGGTAACCCTCGCAATTGCCGTTTTCATAGCAACTCTGCTTGCGGTTGCAGGAGGAATAGCGTACTTCTTCGGGGTTGTGACTCTGCTCAAGCTTGTGTTTGGCCTCGCTTACCTTGGGCTTTTGCTGTTCTTCGGTCTGATGTTCGTGGTCACCCTCTACGCCAAATCATTCAAGTACTCTGCCATCCTGCTGATCCCCTTGGCCCTCTCGGCTTACGGGCTCTACAGCTCGTACGTCTGGGACGTTACTGGAGTAGTTGCCACCACTGCCGTGTTCGTCATAGGGTTTGTGGCGTTCATCTGGTACATAAGCGAGCCCGACCTCTCCGTGAGAGAGCGGCTTTCAAGCCCGGAGTCGCTGATGAGGAGCGGGAACTACAGGGCTGCTGGCAGGAAGTACGAGAAGAGGGGGGAGTACGTCAAGGCGGCCGAGGCATACATAAAGGCCGAGATGCTGGAAAGCGCGGCGTGGGCGTATGAGAAGGCCGAGAAGTATGCCGAGGCTGCTGAGATCTACAAGATGATCGCCGAGAAGTCCGGAGATGCTTACTACTGGAAGGAAGCGTATGAGATGTTCAAGAAGGCCGGAAAGTTGAGGGAGGCTGCTGAGTGCCTCGAGAAGTATGCGGAGGACGAACCATGGTTCTGGGAGGATGTTGCGGAGATCTACGCTGAGATTGGCGATGAGGAGAAGAGAAGGGAGGCTCTGAAGAAAGCACTTGAGTACTACAAGAAGGAGGCGGAGGAAGAAGGCGTGTTCTGGGAGGACGTGGCGAAGATATACGAGCAGCTCGGCGAGGAAGAGCTTGCAAAAGGTGCGTGGACGAAGTTTGCGAGGTACTGTGAGGCTGAAGCTGAGGAGGATCCGATGTGGTACAGGCATGTTGCTGAGGCTTACGAGAAACTTGGACTGTCTGAAAAGGCGGAGGAGGCGAGGAAGAGGTACGAGGAGTACAGGAAGGGAATCGCGAGAGAGGCCGCCTGA
- a CDS encoding U32 family peptidase → MQLVGLKGYSRYSDSKAFTLEEINRMDEAVVALNRVKEADELEKVCEKIRHEHVVLNELAAISRVSGKKKVTVSVGMNALNREDIRLYEELGAYAVVIPPELNHEVDGLKSKSLKIEVFGRAFVEMFYKGKCMLSAYSSGRSVKRDGECGMECARRWKVIYNGRAVAEVTFRPRLMHFSVDADLVKHETRQITKVGVMEYGAHNGNSQS, encoded by the coding sequence GTGCAGCTGGTGGGGCTTAAGGGATACAGCAGGTACTCGGACAGCAAGGCGTTCACACTTGAGGAGATAAACAGGATGGATGAGGCAGTGGTGGCTCTCAACAGGGTGAAGGAGGCGGATGAGCTGGAGAAGGTGTGCGAGAAAATAAGGCACGAGCACGTCGTTCTCAACGAGCTTGCAGCCATCTCAAGGGTTTCCGGCAAGAAGAAGGTGACCGTGAGTGTGGGAATGAACGCGCTGAACAGAGAGGACATCAGGCTGTATGAGGAGCTTGGGGCGTATGCGGTTGTTATACCTCCAGAGCTGAACCATGAGGTTGATGGGCTCAAGAGCAAGAGCCTGAAAATAGAGGTGTTTGGGAGAGCGTTTGTGGAGATGTTCTACAAGGGGAAGTGCATGCTCTCCGCCTACTCATCAGGAAGGAGCGTTAAAAGGGATGGAGAGTGCGGGATGGAATGCGCGAGGAGGTGGAAGGTTATTTATAACGGCAGAGCTGTGGCCGAGGTCACCTTCAGACCGAGGCTCATGCACTTCAGCGTTGATGCTGATCTTGTCAAGCACGAGACGAGACAGATAACGAAGGTGGGGGTGATGGAGTATGGAGCTCACAACGGGAATTCCCAATCTTGA
- a CDS encoding peptidase U32 family protein, which produces MELTTGIPNLESMSECSIKPYDAIYLGMPYCWEYEGNLISSPDDLRAGAEIVREMGKKAYATTFAVPRNKDLERVYRMIDTAVEVCDGIEASNLGVIRYISKEFPDIKLIAGGLANIYTVSTAEFLYSIGVDRIIPAYELAVEDIEKMKETGVEIEVVVHGKIPVGIGHECFLKRFADVVGKDCPKICREEMYFKSEDLVLKPFGHATLSGKDVCMYEHIEMLEFADAFRIEAVSERIGYREKVGAIYRKLLERGFSRSDFELLKSLAENGIANGYYFNRAGQIYVPR; this is translated from the coding sequence ATGGAGCTCACAACGGGAATTCCCAATCTTGAGAGCATGAGCGAGTGCAGCATAAAGCCTTACGATGCGATTTATCTGGGGATGCCGTACTGCTGGGAGTATGAGGGTAACCTCATCTCAAGCCCGGACGATCTGAGGGCCGGAGCAGAGATCGTGAGGGAGATGGGCAAGAAGGCCTACGCAACAACGTTCGCGGTTCCGAGGAACAAAGACCTCGAGAGAGTCTACAGGATGATAGATACTGCTGTGGAGGTCTGCGATGGGATAGAGGCGAGCAACCTCGGAGTCATAAGGTACATCTCGAAGGAGTTTCCGGACATCAAGCTGATTGCCGGTGGTCTCGCCAATATTTACACAGTCTCAACGGCAGAGTTCCTGTACAGCATAGGCGTGGACAGGATAATCCCCGCCTACGAGCTCGCCGTTGAGGACATCGAAAAGATGAAGGAGACCGGAGTGGAGATAGAGGTGGTCGTGCACGGAAAGATTCCGGTCGGCATAGGGCACGAGTGCTTCCTGAAGAGGTTTGCCGACGTTGTGGGGAAGGACTGCCCCAAGATCTGCAGGGAGGAGATGTACTTCAAGAGCGAGGATCTCGTGCTGAAGCCGTTCGGCCACGCGACGCTCAGCGGGAAGGATGTGTGCATGTACGAGCACATCGAGATGCTTGAGTTTGCAGACGCGTTCAGAATCGAGGCCGTTTCGGAGAGGATAGGATACAGGGAGAAGGTCGGAGCGATATACAGGAAACTTCTCGAGAGGGGTTTCTCGAGGTCAGACTTTGAGCTCCTGAAGAGCCTCGCCGAGAACGGAATAGCCAATGGCTACTACTTCAACAGGGCGGGGCAGATTTACGTGCCGAGGTGA
- a CDS encoding peptidase U32 family protein: MVMVELLGPGGSLEMVEAVFKAGADSVYAGVKGWSRRSKKYEMGDEELKKAVRISHDYGGMLRAAINAMPKAGEEGMYIEKLDSLYSMEIDAVILNDIGLMKITRERYPDLKIVASIGASILNKEEAMLYRDAGAYLFVADCKMSLDEMMEIKAHTGMGVEVLIHANTDFTYLGRCWMSSYKALKYESIDGKAYYVGSPNRGGVCFRPCLLGWKLAGDDVYASDFQLPNSMFLMLDEIPEMIDRGVDCLKIQGREYSVSLIHDLVKLYRNFIDEYTERGEVDIEAYRAELDVIAEKRDSERLRRTLELMKASRMEKSEI, encoded by the coding sequence ATGGTTATGGTCGAACTTCTCGGTCCGGGCGGAAGCCTGGAGATGGTCGAGGCCGTTTTCAAGGCCGGGGCGGATAGTGTTTACGCCGGAGTGAAGGGGTGGAGCAGGAGGAGCAAGAAGTACGAGATGGGTGATGAGGAGCTGAAGAAGGCTGTCAGGATATCCCACGACTACGGAGGGATGCTGAGGGCAGCGATAAACGCGATGCCGAAGGCTGGAGAGGAGGGAATGTACATCGAGAAGCTGGACAGCCTGTACAGCATGGAAATTGATGCCGTTATCCTCAACGACATAGGCCTGATGAAGATCACGAGGGAGAGGTATCCTGATCTAAAGATAGTCGCAAGCATCGGGGCGAGCATACTCAACAAGGAGGAGGCGATGCTCTACAGGGATGCCGGAGCGTATCTGTTCGTCGCGGACTGTAAGATGAGTCTGGACGAGATGATGGAGATCAAGGCCCACACGGGGATGGGGGTTGAAGTGCTCATCCACGCAAACACAGACTTCACGTACCTCGGCAGGTGCTGGATGAGCAGCTACAAGGCCCTCAAGTACGAGAGCATAGACGGGAAAGCCTATTACGTCGGAAGCCCCAACAGGGGTGGGGTCTGCTTCAGACCGTGCCTGCTCGGGTGGAAGCTTGCTGGAGATGACGTCTACGCCTCAGACTTCCAGCTGCCCAACAGCATGTTCCTGATGCTCGACGAGATCCCGGAGATGATCGACAGGGGCGTGGACTGCCTTAAGATTCAGGGCAGGGAGTACAGCGTCTCCCTGATCCACGACCTCGTCAAGCTCTACAGGAACTTCATAGACGAGTACACGGAGAGAGGAGAGGTCGACATAGAGGCCTACAGAGCGGAGCTGGACGTGATAGCTGAAAAGAGAGATTCAGAGAGGCTGAGGAGGACGCTCGAGCTGATGAAGGCTTCGAGGATGGAAAAAAGCGAGATCTAA